In Tepidanaerobacter syntrophicus, the following are encoded in one genomic region:
- a CDS encoding M42 family metallopeptidase yields the protein MVELLKRLTETDGVSGNENKIRELIKEEITPYVDNIHIDSMGNLIAFKKGTKEHPKKIMLDAHMDEVGLIITYICDNGMLKFGTIGIDQRVLLSKRVLIGGKVFGVIGVKAIHLQEKSERENVIKQENMYIDIGASSKEEAEKLVKLGDYAAFTTEFEEIGNGKIKAKALDDRAGCGVLIETLKESYPDDIYACFAVQEEVGLRGAMTASYKINPDIGIAIEGTTCSDVPGADEHMYSTVMGIGPAISIIDRSSYSSKEIVSALIDTAESCNIPYQIKRTMTGGNDAGIIQLAHEGVRTGVVSVPVRYIHSPVSMMDIKDYENTIKLIKEFLRKGVL from the coding sequence ATGGTTGAGCTATTAAAGCGTCTCACTGAAACAGATGGTGTTTCGGGAAACGAAAACAAAATCAGGGAACTTATAAAGGAAGAAATCACCCCATACGTTGATAACATTCATATAGACAGCATGGGTAATCTGATAGCTTTTAAAAAAGGAACAAAAGAGCATCCAAAGAAGATAATGCTTGATGCCCATATGGATGAGGTAGGCCTTATTATTACATATATCTGCGATAATGGTATGTTGAAGTTTGGCACTATAGGAATAGACCAACGAGTTCTACTTTCAAAAAGAGTGCTTATAGGCGGAAAGGTGTTTGGAGTAATCGGCGTAAAGGCTATACATTTGCAAGAAAAAAGCGAAAGAGAAAATGTAATAAAGCAGGAAAATATGTATATAGACATCGGAGCCTCGTCAAAAGAAGAAGCTGAAAAGCTTGTAAAATTAGGGGATTATGCAGCGTTTACCACAGAATTTGAGGAGATAGGAAATGGTAAGATAAAGGCTAAAGCATTAGACGACAGAGCCGGCTGCGGTGTTCTTATAGAAACACTAAAAGAAAGTTATCCTGACGATATTTACGCATGTTTTGCGGTTCAAGAAGAAGTAGGCCTTCGAGGTGCGATGACAGCATCTTATAAAATAAATCCCGATATAGGTATAGCGATAGAAGGGACTACATGCTCTGACGTGCCTGGAGCAGATGAACATATGTATTCCACAGTTATGGGAATTGGGCCGGCTATTTCGATAATCGACAGAAGCTCATATTCTTCAAAAGAGATAGTCTCTGCCTTAATAGACACAGCTGAATCTTGCAATATTCCTTATCAAATAAAAAGAACCATGACAGGCGGCAATGATGCAGGCATAATTCAACTTGCACATGAAGGTGTTCGAACGGGCGTAGTGTCGGTTCCTGTAAGATATATACATTCTCCGGTATCTATGATGGACATAAAGGATTATGAAAATACCATAAAGTTAATTAAAGAATTTTTAAGAAAGGGTGTGCTTTAA
- the ftsY gene encoding signal recognition particle-docking protein FtsY, whose amino-acid sequence MAFFDKIKQGLSKTRENLSGKLDSILKLNKKIDDETLEELEELLISADIGVDTTQMLIEKLKENSKNISTPLELKEALKKEMINLFPQKNTSLIYPTVMLIVGVNGVGKTTSIGKLAYKFKNEGKKVLLVAADTFRAAAIEQLEIWGQRVGVDVIKHKEGSDPASVLFDALQAGKARKSDIIICDTAGRLHTKKNLMEELKKLHRVCQKEYPEANLVNLMVLDATTGQNALVQARIFKDAVDFSGIILTKLDGTAKGGIAVAIASELGIPVWYVGVGEGIDDLYEFDPRDFTEAILN is encoded by the coding sequence ATGGCTTTTTTTGATAAAATAAAGCAAGGTTTAAGTAAAACACGAGAAAATTTAAGTGGAAAACTCGATAGCATATTAAAACTTAATAAGAAAATTGATGATGAAACGCTTGAAGAGTTAGAAGAGTTACTGATTTCAGCTGATATAGGCGTTGACACGACTCAAATGCTTATCGAGAAGCTTAAAGAGAATTCGAAAAATATCTCAACTCCTTTAGAACTAAAAGAAGCTTTAAAGAAAGAAATGATAAATCTTTTTCCCCAGAAAAATACTTCCTTAATTTATCCTACGGTTATGCTGATTGTAGGGGTAAATGGTGTTGGAAAAACCACATCTATAGGGAAACTGGCTTACAAATTCAAAAATGAGGGCAAAAAAGTACTACTAGTTGCGGCAGATACATTTAGAGCGGCAGCTATCGAGCAGCTGGAGATATGGGGCCAGAGAGTGGGAGTGGATGTAATAAAACATAAAGAAGGTTCTGATCCGGCTTCCGTTCTTTTTGATGCTCTTCAAGCCGGAAAAGCCAGAAAATCAGATATAATAATATGCGACACCGCTGGTAGACTTCACACTAAGAAGAATTTAATGGAAGAACTAAAAAAGCTTCACAGAGTTTGCCAAAAGGAATACCCGGAAGCAAATCTTGTAAATCTTATGGTGCTAGATGCTACAACAGGCCAAAACGCATTAGTACAAGCGAGAATATTTAAAGACGCCGTAGATTTTTCCGGAATAATATTGACTAAATTGGACGGCACGGCAAAAGGAGGAATTGCAGTAGCTATTGCCTCAGAGCTTGGAATACCCGTATGGTATGTGGGAGTAGGTGAAGGAATAGACGATTTATATGAGTTCGATCCCAGGGATTTTACAGAAGCTATACTCAATTAA
- a CDS encoding MarR family winged helix-turn-helix transcriptional regulator, translating to MNCLDPESNYALFLEIARLHYLKTHRSFQKRGVYPGQPPLLFALYKNDGQSQAELARSLKMKAPTVTIMLKRMEKAGLVKRVQDEADQRIVRVYITEYGRKLCKSIYAEIQSIEEKMFSGLSEEEKSILNRLFKKIRDNLKEPIEANAR from the coding sequence ATGAATTGTTTAGATCCTGAATCAAACTATGCTCTCTTCTTGGAGATTGCAAGACTGCATTATCTGAAGACGCATAGATCGTTTCAAAAAAGAGGAGTTTATCCCGGACAGCCGCCTCTTTTGTTTGCACTTTATAAAAACGATGGTCAAAGTCAAGCAGAATTGGCGCGTAGCTTAAAAATGAAAGCTCCTACTGTTACCATTATGCTAAAGCGAATGGAAAAGGCAGGATTGGTAAAAAGGGTCCAGGATGAAGCTGACCAGCGGATTGTGCGGGTATATATTACCGAATACGGCCGAAAACTTTGCAAAAGCATTTATGCAGAAATACAATCTATAGAAGAAAAAATGTTCAGCGGCCTATCTGAGGAAGAAAAGAGTATTCTTAACAGACTTTTTAAAAAAATAAGAGATAACCTTAAAGAACCTATTGAGGCTAATGCGAGGTGA
- a CDS encoding M42 family metallopeptidase encodes MKELLKKLVSVFGPSGNEELIRESIINEIEGFADEIRTDVMGNLIAVKKGTGSKIMLAAHMDQIGLVVTFVDENGFLRFAPAGGFSVTDLINRKVIFKNGTVGVVSYESEIKEIKDITLNNLYIDIGAKDKDDALSRVNIGDAAVYYTPFAENGTRCTSCAMDNRASCALLIETLKNIQTCPHEVYFVFTVQEELGLRGATTAAYAIEPYAAIAVDVTDTGDTPKSLPMAVKLGAGPAVKVFDQSVMVHPAIKNLMKEKAEKYNIPYQMEVLKAGGTDSGAIALSKSGVPTGCLSIPCRYIHSDSEMVDISDMENGAKLLLNILQDGIKIDK; translated from the coding sequence ATGAAGGAGCTTTTAAAAAAACTTGTATCTGTATTCGGCCCGTCAGGCAATGAAGAACTTATAAGAGAAAGTATAATAAATGAAATAGAAGGTTTTGCAGATGAAATCAGAACTGATGTTATGGGAAATTTAATAGCTGTAAAAAAAGGAACAGGTTCCAAAATAATGCTGGCTGCCCATATGGATCAAATTGGTCTTGTGGTTACATTTGTTGACGAAAATGGCTTTTTAAGATTTGCTCCGGCAGGTGGTTTTAGCGTAACAGATCTTATTAACAGGAAAGTGATTTTTAAAAACGGTACAGTAGGTGTCGTAAGCTACGAAAGCGAAATTAAAGAAATAAAAGACATAACTTTAAACAATCTTTATATAGATATAGGAGCAAAGGACAAAGATGATGCTCTTTCAAGAGTAAATATTGGAGATGCAGCGGTTTATTACACACCTTTTGCTGAAAATGGTACACGATGTACTTCTTGCGCCATGGATAACAGAGCATCGTGTGCGCTGCTTATTGAAACCTTAAAAAACATTCAGACCTGTCCTCATGAAGTATATTTTGTTTTTACTGTTCAAGAAGAATTAGGCCTTCGAGGCGCAACTACTGCTGCATATGCCATTGAACCATATGCAGCTATAGCAGTTGATGTAACGGATACAGGAGATACCCCAAAATCTTTGCCAATGGCCGTAAAACTTGGCGCCGGCCCGGCTGTTAAAGTATTTGATCAGTCAGTAATGGTACACCCGGCAATCAAGAATTTAATGAAAGAAAAAGCCGAAAAATATAATATACCTTATCAAATGGAAGTTCTTAAAGCCGGAGGAACAGATTCCGGAGCAATAGCATTGAGCAAAAGCGGTGTTCCTACAGGATGTCTTTCGATACCATGCAGATATATTCATTCTGACAGTGAGATGGTAGATATTTCAGATATGGAAAATGGCGCAAAACTCCTTTTAAACATTCTTCAAGACGGGATAAAAATTGACAAATAA
- the ffh gene encoding signal recognition particle protein translates to MAFESLTQKLNDIFKKLRGKGKLSEADVKQAMKEVRLALLEADVNFKVVKELVARITERAIGQEVMESLTPAQQVIKIVNEELVALMGPAQSKIDFSKDITVIMMVGLQGSGKTTTAGKLGKFFAKDGKKPLLVAADVYRPAAIKQLQVIGDKVGLPVFSMGQQNPVDISKAAIEYARKNNHNVVIIDTAGRLHIDDELMDELINIKNAVNPSEILLVVDSMTGQDAVNVAEEFNKKLSLTGLILTKLDGDTRGGAALSAKAVTGCPIKFVGMGEKLDDLESFYPERMASRILGMGDVLSLIEKATADFDLKKAQELEEKLKTQNFDLNDFMEQLSQVKKMGSLSQILDMIPGFSQQKLKGVEVDDKELVRIEAIISSMTPSERSDPSIINGSRRRRIAAGSGTAIQDVNRLLKQYEQTKKMIKQFTRIEKSGKKSRQKLPFFNF, encoded by the coding sequence TTGGCCTTTGAGTCCCTTACTCAAAAATTAAATGATATTTTCAAAAAGCTTCGCGGTAAGGGCAAATTATCAGAAGCTGATGTAAAACAAGCAATGAAGGAAGTTCGCCTGGCTTTGCTGGAGGCGGACGTAAATTTTAAAGTTGTAAAGGAATTGGTTGCCAGAATCACCGAACGTGCTATAGGACAAGAAGTCATGGAGAGCTTGACTCCCGCTCAACAAGTTATAAAAATTGTCAACGAAGAACTTGTTGCCTTGATGGGACCTGCTCAAAGTAAAATCGATTTTTCTAAAGACATAACCGTTATAATGATGGTTGGTCTGCAGGGATCAGGCAAGACCACTACAGCAGGTAAACTGGGCAAATTTTTTGCAAAAGATGGTAAAAAACCTCTACTGGTTGCAGCAGACGTCTACCGCCCAGCTGCTATAAAGCAACTTCAGGTAATTGGAGATAAAGTAGGCCTGCCCGTTTTTTCAATGGGGCAGCAAAATCCAGTGGACATATCTAAAGCGGCAATAGAATATGCAAGAAAAAATAACCATAATGTCGTAATAATAGATACAGCAGGGCGCCTGCACATAGATGATGAATTAATGGATGAACTTATAAACATAAAAAATGCGGTAAATCCATCGGAGATTTTGCTTGTGGTAGACAGTATGACAGGCCAGGATGCAGTTAATGTAGCAGAAGAATTTAACAAAAAATTAAGCTTAACAGGCTTAATACTTACAAAACTCGATGGCGATACCAGAGGCGGTGCTGCTCTTTCTGCAAAAGCTGTTACAGGATGCCCTATAAAATTTGTAGGAATGGGAGAAAAGCTTGACGACTTAGAAAGCTTTTACCCTGAGAGAATGGCGTCTCGAATCTTGGGAATGGGTGATGTTCTATCGCTGATAGAAAAGGCCACGGCAGATTTTGACCTTAAAAAAGCTCAAGAATTGGAAGAAAAGTTAAAGACCCAGAATTTTGATCTTAACGATTTTATGGAACAGCTATCTCAAGTTAAAAAAATGGGTTCTTTGAGCCAAATACTCGATATGATACCCGGTTTTTCTCAGCAAAAACTAAAAGGTGTAGAAGTAGATGATAAAGAACTGGTTCGAATAGAGGCCATCATTAGCTCTATGACACCTTCTGAGCGCAGCGACCCGTCAATAATAAATGGCAGCAGGCGCAGACGAATAGCAGCCGGCAGTGGAACTGCCATTCAAGATGTAAATAGGCTACTAAAGCAGTATGAGCAAACTAAAAAAATGATAAAACAATTTACGCGAATTGAAAAAAGCGGCAAAAAGTCTCGTCAAAAATTACCATTTTTTAACTTTTAA
- a CDS encoding M42 family metallopeptidase, which yields MDTLEFLSKVNNLAGISGYEKNVASITADIFKELCDDVEVDTFYNVIGKKSKKIGGPKVMLAAHLDEVGMMVTDIDDKGFVKFTGIGIDQRILPGQEVRIHGSKEVLGIIGAKPPHLQKPGESDKAIDIKDMAIDTGMSKDELIQLISIGDPITFKSPLIKMNDKMISGKSLDDRAGVAVMIEAMKELDKLNYTGEVYFVATSQEELGSHGAKISTFKISPDVGIAIDVTHGETPDAPKERTCVIGKGPAIGIGPNMHPILTQKLIDTAKEYGIDYQSDVIPGRSGTDAWVMQVSKDGVPCVLVSIPLRYMHTTVETLNIDDVKKAARLIALFIASLKEEKEWLSY from the coding sequence ATGGATACGCTGGAGTTTTTATCTAAAGTAAATAATCTTGCAGGAATATCAGGTTATGAAAAAAATGTTGCAAGCATAACTGCCGACATATTTAAAGAGCTTTGCGATGATGTTGAGGTAGATACTTTTTACAATGTTATAGGCAAAAAATCCAAGAAAATTGGTGGCCCGAAGGTTATGTTAGCGGCTCACTTAGACGAAGTTGGGATGATGGTAACAGATATAGACGATAAGGGTTTTGTAAAATTTACCGGCATAGGAATAGATCAAAGAATACTGCCCGGCCAGGAAGTTAGAATACACGGCAGTAAAGAGGTTTTAGGTATAATAGGGGCAAAACCACCGCATCTGCAAAAACCGGGAGAATCAGACAAGGCTATAGATATTAAAGATATGGCAATTGATACCGGCATGAGTAAAGATGAGTTAATTCAACTTATTAGCATAGGAGATCCAATAACTTTTAAAAGCCCCCTTATAAAAATGAATGATAAGATGATAAGCGGCAAATCTTTAGACGACAGAGCCGGCGTAGCTGTTATGATTGAGGCTATGAAAGAGCTTGACAAGTTAAATTATACCGGAGAGGTTTATTTTGTAGCAACTAGTCAGGAAGAGCTGGGAAGCCATGGAGCAAAAATAAGCACTTTTAAAATTTCGCCGGATGTTGGCATAGCAATAGATGTAACTCATGGAGAAACTCCGGATGCGCCGAAAGAAAGAACTTGTGTGATAGGCAAAGGACCGGCTATAGGAATAGGCCCTAATATGCATCCTATACTTACACAAAAACTCATAGATACAGCAAAAGAGTATGGCATAGACTATCAAAGCGATGTCATACCCGGGCGCAGCGGCACTGATGCATGGGTGATGCAGGTATCTAAAGATGGCGTGCCTTGTGTGCTTGTTTCCATTCCGCTTAGATATATGCATACAACCGTTGAAACCTTAAATATAGATGATGTAAAGAAGGCAGCAAGGCTCATAGCTCTTTTCATAGCTTCGCTAAAGGAGGAGAAAGAATGGTTGAGCTATTAA
- a CDS encoding ABC transporter ATP-binding protein yields the protein MSSENERIDRHRLGGGRRKGGHGGGPPMARAMEKPKDFKGSLMRLLNYIKPYIPIILVVFCMAALSTVFNILGPKIMGMATTKLFEGSMAILRHEPGAHIDFAYITHILFILLGLYITSSAFNYIQHYMMAGVAQGVVRTMRADIMDKLTKLPLKFFDANPYGEVLSRVTNDVDNISSTLQQSITQLITAVVTLIGVIVMMLTISPILTLVTVITLPLSLLAIRSIASRSQKYFAMQQRVLGNLNGHVEEMYGGHNVVKAFGHEEDAIEEFKSINEELYGASWRAQFVSGIIMPIMNFISNLGYVFVCVTGGIMVAGGRITIGNVQAFIQYSRQFTQPITQTANIANIIQSTIASAERVFEILDQEEEIPDKEDATVIENAEGYVDLDHVYFSYKKDEPLIEDLTIDVDPGQMVAIVGPTGAGKTTLVNLLMRFYEIDSGKIMVDHVDIRDLKRSNLRKIFGMVLQDTWLFSGTVKDNIAYGKEGATDEEIIRAAKAAHAHHFIKALPEGYNTVLNEDASNISQGEKQLITIARAILADPDILILDEATSNVDTLTEMSIQKAMKELMANRTSFVIAHRLSTIRNADNILVMNHGRIIEQGTHEELMAKGGFYADLYKSQFLGAFVEDEQANVM from the coding sequence ATGAGCAGCGAAAACGAAAGAATAGATAGGCATAGACTTGGCGGCGGAAGACGTAAAGGAGGTCACGGCGGTGGACCGCCTATGGCAAGAGCTATGGAAAAGCCCAAGGATTTTAAAGGCAGCTTGATGAGGCTTTTAAATTATATAAAGCCGTATATCCCAATAATTTTAGTTGTATTCTGTATGGCTGCTCTTAGCACTGTGTTTAATATTTTAGGACCTAAAATTATGGGAATGGCAACAACAAAGCTTTTCGAGGGTTCTATGGCCATACTGCGCCATGAGCCCGGGGCCCACATAGATTTTGCTTATATAACCCATATATTGTTTATATTACTCGGCCTGTATATAACGAGTTCTGCATTTAACTATATTCAGCATTATATGATGGCCGGAGTAGCCCAAGGCGTAGTAAGAACGATGAGGGCAGATATAATGGATAAATTGACCAAATTACCCCTTAAATTCTTTGATGCAAACCCATATGGAGAAGTTTTGAGTCGAGTCACAAATGATGTCGATAATATAAGCTCCACGCTGCAGCAAAGTATCACTCAACTGATTACCGCAGTTGTCACTCTTATCGGCGTAATCGTAATGATGCTGACCATAAGTCCTATACTGACTTTGGTTACTGTAATAACATTACCGCTGAGTTTATTAGCAATAAGATCTATTGCATCTCGCTCACAAAAATATTTTGCTATGCAGCAAAGAGTATTAGGCAATTTAAACGGTCATGTGGAAGAAATGTATGGCGGCCATAATGTAGTAAAAGCTTTCGGTCATGAAGAAGACGCTATTGAAGAATTTAAATCCATAAATGAAGAACTTTATGGAGCATCCTGGCGGGCACAGTTTGTTTCAGGTATAATAATGCCTATTATGAACTTTATCAGTAACCTGGGTTATGTCTTTGTATGCGTTACCGGAGGTATAATGGTAGCCGGCGGACGTATCACAATAGGCAATGTGCAGGCATTCATTCAGTATTCACGGCAGTTTACGCAGCCTATAACTCAAACCGCAAATATAGCTAATATCATTCAGTCTACAATTGCTTCAGCGGAAAGGGTATTCGAGATACTAGATCAAGAAGAAGAGATACCAGACAAAGAAGATGCGACAGTTATTGAAAATGCTGAGGGGTATGTGGATTTAGATCACGTGTATTTTAGCTATAAGAAAGATGAGCCTTTAATCGAAGATTTAACAATAGATGTAGACCCGGGACAAATGGTTGCTATAGTCGGACCTACAGGTGCGGGAAAAACAACCCTTGTAAATCTTCTTATGAGATTTTACGAAATAGATTCGGGCAAGATAATGGTAGATCATGTAGATATCAGAGATCTTAAGAGAAGCAACCTTAGGAAAATTTTTGGCATGGTTCTTCAGGACACCTGGCTTTTTAGCGGCACAGTTAAAGATAACATAGCTTATGGAAAAGAAGGAGCTACAGATGAAGAAATAATAAGAGCTGCCAAAGCGGCTCATGCTCACCACTTTATAAAAGCGCTTCCTGAAGGGTATAATACAGTGCTCAATGAGGATGCTTCGAATATTTCCCAGGGTGAAAAACAGCTTATTACTATTGCGCGAGCTATTCTTGCAGATCCTGATATATTAATACTCGATGAGGCAACCAGCAATGTAGATACTCTAACAGAAATGTCTATTCAAAAAGCCATGAAGGAACTTATGGCAAACAGGACAAGCTTTGTTATCGCTCATCGTCTATCCACCATAAGAAATGCAGATAATATTTTAGTTATGAACCACGGCCGGATAATAGAACAAGGCACCCACGAAGAGCTGATGGCAAAGGGCGGTTTTTATGCCGATCTGTATAAGAGTCAATTCCTTGGAGCCTTTGTAGAAGATGAACAAGCAAATGTTATGTAA
- a CDS encoding ABC transporter ATP-binding protein — translation MKKILSNLKPYWIFILASLIFIFCQAMSQLILPSMLADIVNTGIVNGNTGYILSVGGKMLLVALGAVCAAIAASYCSSRAAMGFGKSLRESIFKKVESFSLNEFNKIGTASLITRTTNDVTQLQMVAMIFFRMVVMSPIMAIGAIIMAVSTAPSLSFVFWIVVPIIAGVIVVLSKFSLPLFRAMQAKIDTVNRVMRENLTGVRVIRAFNRVEHEKKRFNAANIDLTNVAIRVNRLMAIMMPLVILIFNVTTVAIVWYASLKINAAMMEVGDLLAFIQYAMEIMFSTMMLSMMFIMIPRAAASVERIKEVLNMEPEIVDPENPVIPKEIKGILEFDDVTFKYPDAEEPALSNISFKALPGHTTAIIGATGSGKSTISNLIMRFYDVTSGKITIDGIDIRNIPQKVLRSWIGYVPQKSVLFTGTIAENIRYGKKDATDEEVRHAAEIAQAAEFINEMKDGFDTILAEGGLNVSGGQKQRICIARAIVKKPKIYLFDDSFSALDFKTDAKLRMALNKETKNSTVIIVAQRVATVMNADQIIVLDEGRIAGIGKHKELYENCETYRNIVLSQLSEEEIA, via the coding sequence ATGAAAAAAATCTTAAGCAATTTAAAACCATATTGGATATTTATTTTAGCATCATTGATCTTTATATTCTGCCAGGCCATGTCGCAGCTGATACTGCCGTCGATGCTTGCAGATATCGTAAATACTGGCATAGTAAATGGTAATACCGGTTACATTCTTTCTGTAGGAGGGAAAATGCTACTAGTGGCTCTTGGCGCTGTATGTGCTGCAATAGCGGCAAGCTACTGTTCTTCAAGGGCGGCGATGGGTTTTGGCAAATCACTTAGAGAAAGTATTTTCAAGAAAGTGGAGAGTTTTTCTCTTAATGAATTTAATAAAATAGGAACCGCTTCTCTTATAACAAGAACTACAAACGATGTAACTCAGCTGCAAATGGTTGCAATGATATTTTTTAGAATGGTAGTTATGTCTCCCATAATGGCTATAGGCGCTATAATAATGGCTGTATCTACTGCGCCAAGTCTCTCTTTTGTTTTTTGGATAGTTGTGCCTATAATAGCAGGAGTAATAGTTGTCTTATCTAAGTTTTCATTACCGCTTTTTAGAGCCATGCAAGCAAAAATTGATACTGTAAACAGAGTGATGAGAGAAAATCTCACAGGCGTTAGAGTTATTCGAGCCTTTAACAGAGTAGAACACGAGAAAAAACGCTTTAATGCCGCAAATATTGATCTTACGAATGTAGCAATAAGAGTAAATAGGTTAATGGCTATAATGATGCCTCTTGTTATCTTGATATTCAATGTTACAACTGTTGCCATTGTGTGGTATGCAAGCCTCAAGATAAATGCAGCAATGATGGAAGTAGGGGATCTTCTTGCATTTATCCAGTACGCCATGGAAATAATGTTTTCTACAATGATGCTTTCCATGATGTTCATAATGATACCTCGTGCAGCCGCATCTGTAGAAAGAATCAAAGAAGTATTAAATATGGAGCCTGAAATAGTAGATCCTGAAAATCCTGTTATTCCAAAAGAAATAAAAGGGATATTAGAGTTTGATGATGTCACATTCAAATATCCCGATGCTGAAGAGCCGGCATTATCTAATATATCATTTAAAGCACTGCCGGGCCACACTACTGCAATAATCGGTGCTACAGGTTCAGGCAAGTCTACTATCTCCAACCTTATAATGAGGTTTTATGATGTAACCTCCGGCAAAATAACTATAGATGGAATTGACATAAGGAACATTCCGCAGAAAGTTCTTCGTTCATGGATAGGTTATGTTCCCCAAAAGTCTGTTTTATTTACAGGCACTATTGCCGAAAATATAAGGTATGGCAAAAAAGATGCTACAGATGAGGAAGTTCGGCATGCGGCAGAAATTGCTCAAGCAGCAGAATTTATAAATGAAATGAAAGACGGCTTTGATACAATACTTGCAGAGGGCGGTCTTAACGTTTCCGGCGGTCAAAAACAGAGAATTTGTATTGCAAGGGCTATTGTAAAAAAACCTAAAATATACTTGTTTGATGATAGTTTTTCTGCATTGGATTTTAAAACAGATGCTAAGCTTAGAATGGCATTAAACAAAGAGACTAAAAATTCTACTGTAATAATTGTAGCTCAACGTGTCGCAACAGTTATGAATGCAGATCAAATAATTGTATTAGATGAAGGGCGAATAGCAGGTATAGGAAAACACAAAGAACTCTATGAAAACTGTGAAACATATAGAAATATTGTGCTTTCCCAGCTTTCGGAGGAGGAGATAGCATGA
- the ylxM gene encoding YlxM family DNA-binding protein — MDNITKLNLLFDCYGSLLTENQRNVFKMHYFNDLSLGEIAEITGITRQGVYDALRRSQEMLINFEENLGMVKRYLKQEKEIKHILEVLKEIEPGVDSAFKEKYEDICDCVYSLLQEGGE; from the coding sequence ATGGATAATATTACAAAACTTAATCTTTTGTTTGACTGCTATGGCAGTCTTCTAACAGAAAATCAAAGAAATGTTTTCAAAATGCATTACTTTAACGACTTGTCTCTTGGCGAAATAGCAGAAATTACAGGCATAACACGCCAAGGTGTTTATGATGCTCTGCGTAGAAGCCAGGAAATGCTGATTAATTTCGAAGAAAATTTGGGAATGGTAAAAAGATACCTAAAACAAGAAAAAGAGATCAAACACATACTAGAAGTTCTTAAGGAAATAGAACCCGGTGTGGATAGTGCCTTTAAAGAAAAATACGAAGACATTTGTGATTGCGTATATTCATTATTGCAAGAAGGCGGTGAATAA